The following DNA comes from Sphingorhabdus sp. M41.
GCGATCCAGGAACATGAAAACTGGCTGAAATCGAGGTTCAAGCAAAAGGAAGTGGATTTGCTGATCGAATTGCTCAGCAAAATTCACGAATAACGAATAATATTGGGGGGGAGAATTTTGTGACGGGCACAGATCCGATAAAGACCATGGACGAAGGTCGCATGCAGACCTGGCAGTGGCTGGCTGTTGGTATGACCATCGCGCTCAATGCACTGGACGGTTTTGATGTCCTGTCGATCAGTTTCGCATCCCCGGGCATTGCCAAGGAATGGGGCGTCGATCAGGGCACTTTGGGATGGGTGCTGTCGATGGAATTGCTGGGGATGGCAATCGGGTCTGTCTTGCTCGGCGGCGTCGCCGACAAATATGGCCGCCGCCCCACCATATTGGGCTGTCTGGTCGCGATGACCCTCGGCATGTGGTTTGCCGGTCATGCGGATAGCGTCACCGAGCTGCTGATCTGGCGGCTCATTACCGGTCTGGGTATCGGCGGGATGCTGGCCGCTATCAACGCCACGGCAGCCGAATTTTCCAACGCGCGCTGGCGCAGCGTCGCCATGTCGCTGATGGTCATTGGCTATCCGATCGGCGGCGTAACTGGCGGCCTCGTTGTGCAGCAATTGCTCGCCGATGGCAGTTGGCGCGATATATTTGCATTCGGGGCCTATGCCACCGCGGCCTGTATTCCGCTGACCTGGTTCCTGATCCCCGAAACCCCTGCTTTTCTCGACCGCAAACGGCCTCCGGGCGCGCTTGAAAAGATCAACAAGACCTTCCGCCGCTTTGGTCATGCAGCTGTCAGCGGGTTTTCCCCGGAAACCGAGGAAACGGCAAAGCAGTCGGTCGCGGATATTTTCAAACCGGCAATGCTCGCGACTACGGTCTTGATAACCTTTGCCTATTTTGCGCATATCACCAGCTTTTATTTCATCATCAAATGGATCCCGCAAATCGTTGTCGACATGGGATATGAACCGCGCGCCGCTGCCGGTATCCTGACCTGGGCCAATGTTGGCGGAGCCGTTGGCGGAGCCGCATTCGGGTTTATCGCGATGCGGGTCGGATTGAAGCTGCTCACCATGATCACGCTGGTGGGTACTTCGATCCTTATCGTCTGGTTCGGGCAGGGAGCGGATGATTTGACCAGATTGGCTATCACCGTTGCCGTCGTCGGGTTCTTCACCAATTCCGCCATTGTCGGATTATACACGCTCTTCGCAAAGGTGTTTCCGACCCATGTCCGGGCAACCGGGACCGGTTTCGCAATCGGTGTCGGCCGTGGCGGCGCCGCGCTGGCGCCGGTATTGGCGGGCTATCTGTTCCTGGCCGGCTATGGATTGCAGACCGTTGCCATATTCATGGGAATGGGCTCGCTGCTCGGGGCGGTGGCGCTGTTGCTCCTCAAGGTGAGGGAAACCGACTAGCTCCCAACCTAGCTCGACTTTAATTCCTCGATCGCCTGCGCCTTGAGCAGATGCTTCTGGACCTTGCCCGAAGCCGTGCGCGGAATTGCGTCGGTTACCACGGCCGTTTTGGGCACCTTGAATTTGGCGAGCTTGGTCAGGCAGTGCTCGATCACCTGGTCGCCGGTGACAGATTGTCCCGGTACCGGGATAATATAGACCCGTCCGACTTCGCCCCAGCGCTCATCCGGTACGCCAACGACCGCGCATTCGCCAACTTCGGTCATTTCGGCAATCGCCGCTTCTACTTCCGCCGGATAGACATTTTCACCGCCGGAAATATACATGTCCTTCTTCCGATCGACGATATAATAGAATCCATCCTCGTCGCAGGTGGCGGCATCGCCGGTCACGAACCAGCCGTCGGGGAAGGCTTTTGCGGTCAACTCCGGCTGATGCCAATATCCGCTCGCGATGCTCGGGCCGCGCAGCCATAATTCTCCGCGCTCTCCGGTTGGCACTTCTTGGCCGTCATCCCCGACAATTTTTGCCTCGATCATCATCAGGGGAAGGCCACAGCTGCCGGCCTTGCTGAGCAGCATGTCCAGATCATGCGGTGGCATGGCGAAATTGGATCCGGTTTCCGACATGCCGAAACCTTCCGATATCCGGACGCCAGCACTGACAAAACGCTCGCTTTGCGCCTTTGGATTGGGCGCGCCGCCAATCGCCCAGGCAACGATATTGTGAAGTTTCGTGGCATCAAATTCGGGCTGATTCCACAAGGTCGCCGCCATTTGCGGAACCGAGAAATAATGCGAGACTTTCCATTCGGGATCGGACAGTCGTGCAAGGGTTTTTTGCGGATCAAAGCCGTGCGAGATAAGCACGGTGCCACCGGCCTGAATCGGCGTTCTGGCTGCTGCGAAAAGCCCGGCGGTATGAAAGAGCGGCATATCGCAAAGGAAGACGCTGCGGCTCGAAACATCATTGCCGTAGATCAGGTTGGAGCAGCCCCAGAAACTGTTGCATTCCGACAGCATGACACCTTTGGGCCGTCCGCTTGTTCCGGATGTATAGAGCAAGGTGGAGACAGATTCGAACGGGCGACGGGCGCTTGCTGGCGGTTTTGCGCCTTGGTTACCCAGTTCCAGCATCTCCTCGATCAGGATAGGCCTTGCGCCGGTTGGCGGTACCATGTCCGGATCATGAAAGACGATTTTTGGTTCTGCATCGGCGGACAGGGCTTCGATTTCCGCGTGGGCCAGCCGCCAGTTGAACGGCACGAAAATCGTTCCGGCACGCGCACAGGCCAGTTGCAGTACCAGCATCTCCGCACAGTTTTTGGCAAGGGTGGCAACGCGCGTTTCGCTCTGTTCGCCAAATTGGTCGACGATCCAGCTGCCCAGCCGGTCAATAACGACATTGAGCTCGGCATAGGTCCACTGGCGGCCGCTCTCGATATCGACAATCGCGAGCGATTCGGGTCGAGAATGCGCATAGGTGCGAACCGGATCAAATAACGTCATATTAGGTCTCCAAAACGTGAAATTGATGATGCGCCGCAAAGCGCTGAATGCGATTGATAGAGCAGGCCATGGTCCATTTCCTGCAAGGCTGATTGTCCGGCCGCCGCGAGATGGCTCGCAATCGGGTCGATAGTTTTTTGACTCTCCAGCCGCGCTCCAATCCAGCCGCAGGCCACATCCGATGCCAGTGCCAGAAAGGCTGTTGCTCCGGCTTCCTGATCGCGCCGTGTCACGCCCGGCGCGCTGAGTGCCAAGGCCACTTCCTCCAACCTGTCCAAAGCCGTTTCCAGCCGGTCGCAGCCGACGGCGTCTTTTCGGGCCGTGGCAATGAAGGCTCGGAAAGCCGCGCCATTTCCCCCGAGCAGGCGGCGGAACAGAAGATCCTGCGCCTGCATGCCCGTTGTCCCCTCGAACAGCGTCAGCACTCTGGCATCACGCAGACATTGTTCCACCGGCCATTCCTTCGTGTAACCGGCGCCGCCGAGGATCTGAATGGCGTCGCTGGCGCAGCTGAAAGCCACTTCTCCGCCCAGTGTCTTGACGATCGGCAGCAGCCATGATGCGAGCGCAGCATGATGATCGCGTGCAACTTGGTCAGGGGATTTTTCCGTCAGATCGAGGGCATTGGCGGTCGCGTGGATCAGCCCTCTCAATGTTTCGATCCGGCCTGCCATTTGCAGCAGCAATCGCTGGATATCGGCATGGTCTTCGATGACGACAGCGATGGTGCCGCTGCCACCTTGCCGCCGTTCGGCCGCATATTGGCGGGCAACGGCATAGGCTCTGGCAGCAATACCGGCCCCTTGGACGGCCGTCGCCAGTCGCATCTGGGCGATCATCACGAACAGCTGCTGCAATCCCCGGCCCGGTTCGCCGAGCAGGAAACCCGTCGCTTCCTCAAAACCGAGCGCGCAGGTTGGCGACAGATGCAGGCCCAGTTTTTCCTCGACCCGGCGGACAGTGATATTGTTCCTGCTGTCGCCAAAACGATCCGGAACCAGAAACAGGCTGATCGCATCGGGATTGCCGTCGACTTCGGTTTTTGCCAGCAGGCAATGACCAATCCGGTCGGTGATGTCCTGATCGCCAAAGCTGATCCAGCATTTTTCTCCGGTCACCAGCCAGTTTCCGTCATCATCCTGTGTGGCGCGCGTGCGGATGCGGCGCACATCGGATCCGGCATCCGGCTCGGAAATGCAGATCGTCGTGGACCACAGGCCCTGCGTCAGCGGATCGACCCATTCCTTCTGGATCGCCGGATCGCCAAACGCCTTGATCAGTCTCAGAGCCGCTCGAATAGGAACGGGCATCATCCCGAAGGCGGGGCAAGCGCTGTCCAGCATTTCCTGCACTGCGCTGGCCAGCGACGAGGGGAGGCCCATACCGCCATCTTCCGGTCTTGCATCGAGCAGCAGCCAGCCGCCTTCGCGGAAAGCGGCCCAGGCCTGCTTGTGTCCGGCAGGCGTCTTGACGCGGCCCTGCTCGAGCCGGCTGCCGACACGGTCCCCGACATGATTGAGGGCGACCAGATGATCGTCGGCAAAGCGGCTGACCGAATGCAATATGTCCGCGACCATCGCTTGATCATGCGCAGCGTCACTGGCCGCTTCAAGCTCGGGCGCGCCATATGCAATGGCGATATGCCTTGCCAATATTTCAGGATTGCTCATGACTTGTCCGTCAAATGTCAGCCCGCTTCGGTCTTCGTCTTGTCATATTCACCAAGGCCCGGCTTGAAGCTCTTGTCATCGAGAAATTGCTTCATGCCTTCATGCCGGCCGTCGGTCTTGTCATGGAAGTTCAACGCTTCCTGCGCGCGGATCAGATAATCTTCGGCATTGTCGAAGGTCATTTCGATGACGCGCTTGACCGCATCCTTCGAAGCCTTGAGCGTATCGAGATTTTTCTTGAGCAGCTTGTTCGCAACTTCGGTAACCCGCGCTTCCAACTGGTCAAGCGGCATGGATTCGTTGACCAGCCCGGCTTCCGCCGCTTCCTGCCCACTCAGATTCTCGCCCATCAACGTATGATACATGGCCTTGCGCAGGGGCATCAGATTGGTAGCCACCTTGGTCGCGCCGCCGCCCGGCAAAATGCCCCAGTTGATTTCGGACAGGCCAAATTGCGCTTCATCCGCACAAAAGGCGAGGTCGCACGCATATAAAGGTCCGTAACCGCCGCCGAAGCACCAGCCATTGACCATGGCAATCGTGGTTTTCTGATACCAGCGCAAACGCTCCCACCATGTATAGGCCTCGCGCTGGCTCTGCCGGATACCGGGAAGGCCTTTTTCCTCGGTTTCGCGGAAATATTCTTTCAGATCCATGCCCGCCGACCAGCTGCTGCCTTCTCCGGTCAGGACGAGGACACCGACATCATCATTGAATTCCAGCTCATCCAGCACCCGCAGCATCTGCCGGTTCAGCTTGGGGCTCATGCAGTTGCGCTTTTCCGGGCGGTTGAATTTCACCCAGGCAATGCCATCCCTGATTTCATAAGCCACGGTATCTTCTTCTTTGCGGTCGGACATGACGACTCCCTGTTGCTGTTTAATTGCTATGATGCATAGCGTTTCACATTGCTATTGCCAATAGCATTTCTTATAGTCGCAAAATGCTGGACCCACTTTCATCATTGCCGGGATATGTCTTGAGCCGAGCTGCCGCTGCTTCTCTTGGCGAATTGAACCGGGGGCTCGCGAAAATAGGCTTGCGACACAGCGATGTCTCGCTGCTGATATTGGTCCAGGCCAATCCCCGGATCACGCAAAGCGATGCCGGCAAATTGCTCGACATACAGCGCGCCAATATGGTGCCGCTGGTCTCCAGGCTGCTGGAGCTTTCCCTGATATCGAAGGAACCTGTCGACGGTCGTTCGCAGGGTCTGCTGCTCACCAGCAAAGGGAAAAAAATATTGAAAGAGGCGCAGGCCGTCGTCGATCATCACGAGGTTAAATTGCTGCTATCGATTCCCGAACGTTTACGGCCTCATCTATTGCCGATATTACACGCACTCTGGGATTCCGGCAGGTCCAAAACCGGCTAAGCCTGTTTTTGGTGGTTGCTTGCAACTAAGCTGTTTATCTTACGGATTATCGTATGTATAACATACAAATATGATCGACTGGTCAGAAGAAGGAAATTAGCAATATGAAGACCCGCGCAGCCGTAGCATTTGAAGCCAAAAAGCCACTCGAGATCGTCGAGCTTGATCTGGAGGGGCCGAAGGCAGGCGAAGTGCTGGTTGAGATCATGGCAACCGGCATT
Coding sequences within:
- a CDS encoding AMP-binding protein; protein product: MTLFDPVRTYAHSRPESLAIVDIESGRQWTYAELNVVIDRLGSWIVDQFGEQSETRVATLAKNCAEMLVLQLACARAGTIFVPFNWRLAHAEIEALSADAEPKIVFHDPDMVPPTGARPILIEEMLELGNQGAKPPASARRPFESVSTLLYTSGTSGRPKGVMLSECNSFWGCSNLIYGNDVSSRSVFLCDMPLFHTAGLFAAARTPIQAGGTVLISHGFDPQKTLARLSDPEWKVSHYFSVPQMAATLWNQPEFDATKLHNIVAWAIGGAPNPKAQSERFVSAGVRISEGFGMSETGSNFAMPPHDLDMLLSKAGSCGLPLMMIEAKIVGDDGQEVPTGERGELWLRGPSIASGYWHQPELTAKAFPDGWFVTGDAATCDEDGFYYIVDRKKDMYISGGENVYPAEVEAAIAEMTEVGECAVVGVPDERWGEVGRVYIIPVPGQSVTGDQVIEHCLTKLAKFKVPKTAVVTDAIPRTASGKVQKHLLKAQAIEELKSS
- a CDS encoding p-hydroxycinnamoyl CoA hydratase/lyase; translation: MSDRKEEDTVAYEIRDGIAWVKFNRPEKRNCMSPKLNRQMLRVLDELEFNDDVGVLVLTGEGSSWSAGMDLKEYFRETEEKGLPGIRQSQREAYTWWERLRWYQKTTIAMVNGWCFGGGYGPLYACDLAFCADEAQFGLSEINWGILPGGGATKVATNLMPLRKAMYHTLMGENLSGQEAAEAGLVNESMPLDQLEARVTEVANKLLKKNLDTLKASKDAVKRVIEMTFDNAEDYLIRAQEALNFHDKTDGRHEGMKQFLDDKSFKPGLGEYDKTKTEAG
- a CDS encoding MarR family winged helix-turn-helix transcriptional regulator, producing the protein MSRAAAASLGELNRGLAKIGLRHSDVSLLILVQANPRITQSDAGKLLDIQRANMVPLVSRLLELSLISKEPVDGRSQGLLLTSKGKKILKEAQAVVDHHEVKLLLSIPERLRPHLLPILHALWDSGRSKTG
- a CDS encoding acyl-CoA dehydrogenase family protein, with amino-acid sequence MSNPEILARHIAIAYGAPELEAASDAAHDQAMVADILHSVSRFADDHLVALNHVGDRVGSRLEQGRVKTPAGHKQAWAAFREGGWLLLDARPEDGGMGLPSSLASAVQEMLDSACPAFGMMPVPIRAALRLIKAFGDPAIQKEWVDPLTQGLWSTTICISEPDAGSDVRRIRTRATQDDDGNWLVTGEKCWISFGDQDITDRIGHCLLAKTEVDGNPDAISLFLVPDRFGDSRNNITVRRVEEKLGLHLSPTCALGFEEATGFLLGEPGRGLQQLFVMIAQMRLATAVQGAGIAARAYAVARQYAAERRQGGSGTIAVVIEDHADIQRLLLQMAGRIETLRGLIHATANALDLTEKSPDQVARDHHAALASWLLPIVKTLGGEVAFSCASDAIQILGGAGYTKEWPVEQCLRDARVLTLFEGTTGMQAQDLLFRRLLGGNGAAFRAFIATARKDAVGCDRLETALDRLEEVALALSAPGVTRRDQEAGATAFLALASDVACGWIGARLESQKTIDPIASHLAAAGQSALQEMDHGLLYQSHSALCGASSISRFGDLI
- a CDS encoding MFS transporter, encoding MTGTDPIKTMDEGRMQTWQWLAVGMTIALNALDGFDVLSISFASPGIAKEWGVDQGTLGWVLSMELLGMAIGSVLLGGVADKYGRRPTILGCLVAMTLGMWFAGHADSVTELLIWRLITGLGIGGMLAAINATAAEFSNARWRSVAMSLMVIGYPIGGVTGGLVVQQLLADGSWRDIFAFGAYATAACIPLTWFLIPETPAFLDRKRPPGALEKINKTFRRFGHAAVSGFSPETEETAKQSVADIFKPAMLATTVLITFAYFAHITSFYFIIKWIPQIVVDMGYEPRAAAGILTWANVGGAVGGAAFGFIAMRVGLKLLTMITLVGTSILIVWFGQGADDLTRLAITVAVVGFFTNSAIVGLYTLFAKVFPTHVRATGTGFAIGVGRGGAALAPVLAGYLFLAGYGLQTVAIFMGMGSLLGAVALLLLKVRETD